From Pongo pygmaeus isolate AG05252 chromosome 1, NHGRI_mPonPyg2-v2.0_pri, whole genome shotgun sequence, one genomic window encodes:
- the EDN2 gene encoding endothelin-2 isoform X1, whose protein sequence is MSYLLSLIAGRWQQALPAPVQPARSAAAMVSVPTTWCSVALALLVALHEGKGQAAATLEQPASSSHAQGTHLRLRRCSCSSWIDKECVYFCHLDIIWVNTPEQTAPYGLGNPPRRRRRSLPRRCQCSSARDPACATFCLRRPWTEAGAVPSRKSPADVFQTGKTGATTGELLQRLRDFSTVKSLFAKRQQEAMRKPRSTHSRWRKR, encoded by the exons ATGAGCTATCTGCTCAGCTTAATAGCAGGACGCTGGCAACAGGCGCTCCCTGCTCCAGTCCAGCCTGCCCGCTCTGCCGCCGCGATGGTCTCCGTGCCTACTACCTGGTGCTCCGTTGCGCTGGCCCTGCTCGTGGCCCTGCATGAAG GGAAGGGCCAGGCTGCTGCCACCCTGGAGCAGCCAGCGTCCTCATCTCATGCCCAAGGCACCCACCTTCGGCTTCGCCGTTGCTCCTGCAGCTCCTGGATCGACAAAGAGTGCGTCTACTTCTGCCACTTGGACATCATCTGGGTGAACACTCCTGA ACAGACAGCTCCTTACGGCCTGGGAAACCCGCCAAGACGCCGGCGCCGCTCCCTGCCAAGGCGCTGTCAGTGCTCCAGCGCCAGGGACCCCGCCTGTGCCACATTCTGCCTTCGAAGGCCCTG GACTGAAGCCGGGGCAGTCCCTAGCCGGAAGTCCCCTGCAGACGTGTTCCAGACTGGCAAGACAGGGGCCACTACAGGAGAGCTTCTCCAAAGGCTGAG GGACTTTTCCACAGTCAAGAGCCTCTTTGCCAAGCGACAACAGGAGGCCATGCGGAAGCCGCGGTCCACACATTCCAGGTGGAGGAAGAGATAG
- the EDN2 gene encoding endothelin-2 isoform X2, translated as MVSVPTTWCSVALALLVALHEGKGQAAATLEQPASSSHAQGTHLRLRRCSCSSWIDKECVYFCHLDIIWVNTPEQTAPYGLGNPPRRRRRSLPRRCQCSSARDPACATFCLRRPWDFSTVKSLFAKRQQEAMRKPRSTHSRWRKR; from the exons ATGGTCTCCGTGCCTACTACCTGGTGCTCCGTTGCGCTGGCCCTGCTCGTGGCCCTGCATGAAG GGAAGGGCCAGGCTGCTGCCACCCTGGAGCAGCCAGCGTCCTCATCTCATGCCCAAGGCACCCACCTTCGGCTTCGCCGTTGCTCCTGCAGCTCCTGGATCGACAAAGAGTGCGTCTACTTCTGCCACTTGGACATCATCTGGGTGAACACTCCTGA ACAGACAGCTCCTTACGGCCTGGGAAACCCGCCAAGACGCCGGCGCCGCTCCCTGCCAAGGCGCTGTCAGTGCTCCAGCGCCAGGGACCCCGCCTGTGCCACATTCTGCCTTCGAAGGCCCTG GGACTTTTCCACAGTCAAGAGCCTCTTTGCCAAGCGACAACAGGAGGCCATGCGGAAGCCGCGGTCCACACATTCCAGGTGGAGGAAGAGATAG